One part of the Dunckerocampus dactyliophorus isolate RoL2022-P2 chromosome 11, RoL_Ddac_1.1, whole genome shotgun sequence genome encodes these proteins:
- the LOC129189499 gene encoding stonustoxin subunit beta-like has translation MSASETMKVAALGQPFTLGMLYNACRDELIPGFTLWDTATLESQTSESAQKSSSFKISASDTIESRSSLMDIEASLKLSFLGGLVEVGGSAKYLKDQKKFKNQSRVTFQYNATTIFKQLSVPALGPLNSQQKQIIEKGKATHIVTGILYGANSVFVFDSEKLESSSVQDIQGNMEVVIRKIPSFSIEGSARVHLSEEEQALTNKFNCKFFGDLILETNPATFIDAVKAYCELPALLAHKDNSAPLVVWLHPLNSLYAEAPKLIRDLSIALARKIQTVMEDGNEVQMRCNDSLFSSVAREFTVIHKNLSCFKKLCSFYTSSIKQMLAKNLPVIRDGKQDESTLAKVLSDHDKSPFNQEHLSKWLDTKERDINVIRSCVEMIMRESNARVVRTKTELDRAVLAPGVTNVLVYVFTNLDPVDHCLDAMAKYLDTFQIQQTNEESFFTNADIIQMREDAQTFLKYAKPLRRSSSVKFLITALPNKNYKASTIYHYKNGLLFSDKFTVPPLPSPRDITDRSDVIWHAIDLTLDENTANKDLTVSEENKKVTNGSTRSYPSNSERFTDQPQVLCKEGMTGRHYWEVEWRGDAYVGAAYGSAPRKGTATWPKSAKFGDGFHSWTSRVKNNFEVWAQSMGFPIMLWLEELAGVQKLGVFLDCPGTSLSFYGVSGNKMKHYYTFNRPFEEAVYAGFGVHEKQSYALLSPF, from the exons ATGTCTGCCTCAGAAACCATGAAAGTGGCTGCTCTAGGTCAGCCCTTCACCTTGGGGATGCTCTATAATGCCTGCAGAGACGAACTGATCCCAG GTTTCACTCTGTGGGACACAGCGACTCTAGAAAGCCAGACCTCTGAAAGTGCTCAAAAAAGCAGTTCTTTTAAGATTTCGGCCTCCGACACCATTGAATCAAGGTCTTCTCTGATGGATATCGAAGCTTCTCTGAAGCTCAGTTTCTTGGGTGGGCTGGTTGAAGTTGGAGGATCTGCCAAGTACCTGAAAGACCAGAAGAAATTCAAGAACCAGAGCAGGGTAACCTTTCAGTATAACGCTACCACCATCTTCAAGCAGCTTTCTGTACCTGCTCTCGGGCCACTGAATagccaacaaaaacaaatcatcgAGAAAGGCAAGGCAACACACATCGTCACCGGCATCCTTTATGGGGCAAATTCAGTCTTTGTGTTCGACAGTGAGAAGTTGGAATCCAGCAGTGTTCAAGATATCCAGGGCAACATGGAAGTTGTGATCAGAAAGATTCCTTCATTTAGCATTGAAGGCAGCGCTCGCGTACATCTGTCTGAAGAAGAACAAGCGCTGACAAACAAGTTCAACTGTAAATTTTTTGGGGACCTCATCCTTGAAACAAACCCTGCCACATTTATCGATGCAGTGAAAGCCTACTGTGAGCTTCCAGCGCTGCTGGCACACAAGGACAACAGTGCTCCTCTGGTTGTCTGGCTGCATCCTCTGAATTCGTTGTACGCTGAGGCTCCTAAGCTGATCAGAGACCTCAGCATTGCACTGGCAAGGAAAATTCAAACTGTCATGGAAGATGGAAATGAAGTGCAAATGAGATGCAATGACAGCTTGTTTAGCAGCGTGGCACGGGAATTCACTGTCATTCACAAAAATTTAAGCTGCTTTAAAAAGTTGTGTTCTTTTTACACATCTTCAATCAAACAGATGTTGGCTAAGAATCTTCCCGTTATCCGTGACGGCAAACAAGATGAGAGCACGTTGGCAAAAGTCCTAAGCGACCATGACAAGTCTCCATTCAATCAAGAACACCTTTCCAAGTGGTTGGACACCAAAGAACGAGACATCAATGTCATTCGGTCCTGTGTCGAGATGATAATGCGTGAATCAAATGCCCGCGTTGTTCGCACAAAGACCGAATTGGATCGAGCGGTTCTTGCTCCAGGTGTCACCAATGTTCTCGTCTATGTGTTCACCAACTTGGACCCTGTTGACCATTGCCTTGATGCCATGGCCAAATACTTGGACACATTCCAAATCCAACAAACCAACGAAGAATCGTTCTTCACGAATGCCGATATCATCCAAATGAGAGAAGACGCCCAAACGTTCCTCAAATATGCCAAACCTCTGAGGCGTAGCAGCAGTGTAAAGTTCCTCATAACTGCCCTACCAAATAAGAACTACAAGGCATCGACCATCTACCATTATAAGAATGGCCTTCTGTTCAGTGACAAGTTCACAGTGCCACCCCTCCCATCACCGAGGGACATCACAGACAGAAGTGATGTCATCTGGC ATGCCATTGATCTCACACTGGATGAAAATACCGCCAACAAAGACCTCACCGTGTCTGAGGAGAACAAGAAGGTGACAAATGGCAGTACCAGATCATATCCTTCTAACTCAGAGAGGTTTACTGATCAACCTCAAGTTCTCTGCAAGGAAGGGATGACCGGTCGTCATTATTGGGAGGTTGAGTGGAGGGGTGACGCTTATGTGGGGGCTGCATATGGTTCTGCCCCAAGGAAAGGTACAGCGACCTGGCCGAAAAGTGCAAAGTTCGGAGATGGATTTCATTCCTGGACAAGTCGAGTAAAGAACAACTTTGAAGTGTGGGCACAAAGCATGGGTTTCCCTATCATGCTGTGGCTAGAGGAGCTTGCTGGCGTACAAAAGTTGGGAGTGTTTCTCGACTGCCCAGGTACTTCTCTTTCCTTCTATGGTGTCTCTGGGAACAAAATGAAACACTACTACACCTTCAATAGGCCATTTGAAGAAGCGGTTTATGCAGGTTTTGGAGTACACGAAAAACAGAGTTATGCTTTACTGTCACCGTTTTAG
- the si:dkeyp-115e12.6 gene encoding centromere protein F isoform X7, translating into MQRQISSLEEELSGKTESLKSLQCEMEQSKTKMAATKLSLQRAHNELSAAHTRISQESERASGAEQRLKQLQEELKCQRQNAESSRLQHQQRAKELEKQHQRDLLELQKEKQGMEKQHQQEVNKLNQELQQARTLHNALQAQVDKLSLQKQGLDKELGSLKEKVKFTERQLQDSQKKEMQIQAKLKEVMRDAEGVAESLGQSKKRERVLEEEAIRLEEERADALRLLKDLQEQKATPLPGYTQTAHVPPVGQSFSSQPFSLPTRSSAYTKGPVTPRVEQRRGKREEEIQQMTSYPHDREPGEGIDSEHIITDSECSHGERNYEEKDSNALNKAPTQEESDRLILESLKSEQSIATDDLQRENAVLRSELHDVREELQKRLEDLEAQRRAEVEARTRLKQLSHKHTSQGAERDEQDKQWKAQLEKEKAEIEMLRKALITLETDMEREKDGTKHAQEDREAVMMQLNLQLKEQLGEVKVQLALEREGREQEKEELTQIIATEREGKREQSMKLEELAAELAQLKCSRDEEKLSASKPVTCLTLHYDQLNSNFIASDNKLSSPEQHVLFCQSTNQHNTLVSQAMADLIQEEQTTMRPQHAVMSDEGQTVVSGVRDSASLTHSDLQKDESVISDLNQEIERLRKENAQEAERAEQFQIKLAALQNQLTRQTRQLTLGFEKQSQYISALLAELQEKDRALLSQGEELQCCARALDALKDEITGEDMTRRKEGKVGKMDDEGQTEDALDSLDSLELQTVSVITSRYLTDSDLQKHAVVAQLHGFVCSGKTEGIQASATEAACGQDEGQAPSIAPLLSAETYILSDATKLEQEQAQQDSGSITSHETRRTDIKGQDLEREKEQDAASPRLISHLQQQVVALQKKLQELSEMSKQQAEELAIWRLASQSSSTSKQDQIFPSPGDPSEMHPNHMTHTDNSLALVIREDEVFLSCISDRLQGRMLSTSVRQNSSTELSIHLPPAAISKGSEQETKLSGTCFSQHKVERESELLHTPPVQGGQQDVTTDSSQCSDAASGSWRSTKDLKMNSHSSATSVSTQTEESGSAAAPERHCVHTQTEDEEDEELDNSSPTVSKVETSEARGTRDKMLFSTSFPIPADPVRLVERIRRNRTQLSAAFDDTEYEPYGLPEVVMKGFADIPTGPSCPYIVRRGLLGTAVVPVTRKEVSQEDETD; encoded by the exons ATGCAGCGTCAAATATCTTCCTTGGAGGAAGAGCTGAGTGGAAAGACCGAGTCACTCAAGTCACTTCAGTGTGAGATGGAACAGAGCAAGACGAAGATGGCCGCCACCAAGCTCAGCCTGCAGAGGGCGCACAACGAGCTCAGCGCAGCGCACACGCGGATAAGTCAGGAGAGCGAACGG GCCTCAGGAGCTGAGCAGAGGCTGAAGCAGCTTCAAGAGGAGCTCAAGTGTCAGAGGCAGAATGCCGAGAGTAGTCGACTGCAGCACCAACAGCGCGCTAAGGAGCTGGAGAAGCAACATCAGAGG GACTTGCTGGAGCTCCAGAAGGAGAAGCAGGGCATGGAGAAGCAGCATCAACAGGAGGTGAATAAACTCAACCAGGAGCTCCAGCAGGCCAGGACGCTTCACAATGCCCTGCAGGCCCAGGTTGACAAG CTGTCTCTGCAGAAGCAAGGACTGGATAAAGAGTTGGGGTCACTGAAGGAGAAAGTCAAGTTCACAGAGAGACAGCTCCAGGACAGTCAGAAGAAAGAGATGCAAATACAAGCCAAACTGAAG GAGGTGATGCGCGATGCAGAGGGCGTGGCGGAAAGTCTAGGGCAGAGCAAGAAGAGAGAGCGAGTCTTGGAGGAAGAAGCGATCAGGCTGGAAGAGGAGCGAGCAGATGCTCTTCGCCTTCTCAAAGACCTGCAAG AGCAAAAAGCTACACCTCTTCCAGGCTATACGCAGACTGCCCACGTGCCTCCTGTTGGACAGAGCTTCTCGTCACAACCTTTTTCTCTCCCTACTCGATCATCAGCATACACCAAGGGGCCCGTCACCCCCAGAGTAGAGCAGCGAAGGGGGAAAAGAGAGGAGGAGATCCAGCAAATGACATCGTACCCCCATGACAgagagccaggagaaggcaTAGATTCTGAACACATCATAACAGACTCTGAGTGTTCACACGGAGAAAGAAACTACGAAGAGAAGGATTCTAATGCGCTCAACAAGGCCCCCACTCAGGAGGAAAGTGACAGATTGATTCTTGAGTCTCTCAAGTCTGAACAGTCGATAGCCACTGACGACCTCCAGAGGGAGAATGCCGTGTTGCGTTCAGAGCTGCATGACGTGCGTGAAGAGCTCCAGAAACGACTGGAGGACCTGGAAGCCCAGCGACGAGCTGAAGTGGAGGCCAGGACCCGTCTGAAACAGCTGAGCCACAAACACACCAGCCAGGGTGCGGAGAGAGATGAGCAAGACAAGCAGTGGAAGGCTCAGTTAGAGAAGGAGAAGGCTGAGATTGAGATGTTGAGGAAGGCCTTGATCACTTTGGAGACAGACATGGAGAGAGAGAAGGATGGGACAAAGCATGCTCAGGAGGACCGGGAGGCGGTAATGATGCAGCTTAACCTCCAGCTGAAGGAGCAGCTTGGTGAAGTGAAAGTCCAGCTGGCTTTAGAGCGAGAAGGTAGGgagcaagaaaaagaagagctgACTCAAATCATTGCAACAGAGAGAGAAGGGAAGAGAGAACAGAGCATGAAACTGGAAGAACTTGCAGCCGAGCTTGCTCAACTGAAGTGCAGCAGAGATGAGGAGAAACTGTCAGCCAGCAAACCTGTGACATGTCTGACGCTGCACTATGACCAACTCAACTCCAACTTCATTGCCTCGGATAACAAACTCTCGTCGCCAGAGCAACATGTCCTCTTCTGCCAGTCCACAAACCAGCACAACACTCTGGTCTCCCAGGCAATGGCAGATCTCATCCAAGAGGAGCAGACTACAATGAGACCACAACACGCAGTGATGTCAGATGAGGGGCAGACAGTGGTCTCTGGAGTGAGAGACTCCGCTTCATTGACTCATTCTGACCTCCAGAAGGATGAGTCTGTCATCTCTGACCTCAACCAAGAGATTGAACGACTGAGGAAAGAAAATGCTCAGGAGGCAGAGCGTGCTGAGCAGTTCCAAATCAAACTGGCAGCTCTTCAAAACCAG TTGACCCGTCAAACCCGGCAGCTAACTCTCGGCTTTGAGAAGCAGAGCCAGTACATCTCGGCACTTCTAGCTGAACTGCAGGAGAAGGACCGCGCCCTCCTCAGCCAGGGCGAGGAACTGCAGTGCTGCGCACGAGCGCTGGATGCACTTAAGGATGAAATAACAGGGGAGGATATGACGAGAAGAAAGGAAGGAAAAGTCGGTAAGATGGATGATGAAGGCCAAACAGAAGATGCACTTGACTCTCTGGATTCTTTAGAGCTGCAAACAGTCAGTGTGATCACTTCCCGCTATCTCACAGACTCTGATCTACAAAAGCATGCGGTAGTGGCGCAACTGCATGGCTTTGTATGCTCTGGTAAGACTGAAGGTATCCAGGCCTCTGCTACTGAAGCTGCGTGTGGTCAAGATGAAGGACAAGCACCATCGATTGCACCACTACTCAGTGCTGAGACGTATATCCTCTCAGACGCAACCAAACTGGAACAAGAGCAAGCCCAGCAAGACTCAGGAAGTATCACATCACATGAGACGAGAAGAACGGACATTAAGGGGCAAGATTTGGAGAGGGAAAAAGAGCAAGATGCCGCCTCTCCAcgcctcatcagccacctgcaGCAACAG GTGGTGGCGCTGCAAAAGAAGCTCCAGGAACTCTCTGAGATGTCCAAACAGCAGGCGGAGGAGTTGGCCATCTGGAGATTAGCTTCTCAGTCCAGCTCAACTTCGAAGCAGGATCAGATCTTTCCCAGCCCAGGAGACCCATCTGAAATGCACCCCAATCACATGACCCACACGGATAACAGCCTGGCACTGGTCATCAGAGAGGATGAGGTGTTCCTCTCCTGTATCTCTGACAGACTACAAGGCCGCATGCTCTCCACCAG CGTGCGACAGAACAGCTCGACAGAGCTGAGCATCCATCTTCCCCCTGCAGCCATCAGCAAG GGTTCAGAACAGGAAACCAAGCTGTCAGGTACGTGTTTTTCCCAGCACAAAGTGGAGCGAGAGTCTGAACTTCTCCACACGCCACCTGTACAAGGGGGTCAGCAAGATGTCACCACAGATTCATCACAATGTTCTGACGCCGCGTCAGGCAGCTGGAGATCGACCAAAGACTTAAAGATGAACAGTCACTCCTCGGCGACAAGTGTCAGCACTCAAACAGAGGAGAGTGGCAGTGCAGCAGCACCCGAGCGCCATTGTGTGCATACACAgacagaggatgaggaggatgaagaaTTGGACAACTCTTCTCCGACCGTGTCCAAAGTTGAGACATCTGAGGCGAGAGGGACAAGAGACAAAATGCTCTTTTCCACTTCCTTCCCCATCCCGGCAGACCCCGTGCGTCTGGTGGAGAGAATACGACGAAACAGGACACAGCTGTCTGCCGCTTTTGACGATACTGAATATGAACCGTATGGCCTCCCGGAAGTTGTCATGAAAG GCTTTGCAGACATCCCCACTGGGCCCTCGTGCCCCTACATTGTGAGGAGGGGGTTGTTGGGGACCGCCGTTGTCCCCGTCACTCGGAAGGAGGTGAGCCAAGAGGACGAGACAGACTGA